TCATCACGCGTGCTAGGATTTCGCGAAGTCCACTGACACGTTTTCGTTCGATAAATACCAGCATTGTGGTAATCACTAGAGAAAACGTCAGCGTGAGAATTACAGCGAAGTTGTAGTTCATCTCATCGCCTCTTTCGTTGTTTCGATTGGCTGACAACTGGAATCGAGCTAAACCGATTGAAGGTTGTTCTTCAATTCGTCGATCAGCGACGAGGCTTCAGTGATGGTCAACGCCGAGAGTGAAGTCACGCCAAATCGGTCGTGCAACGTACGATTGAGTTCGACACCCTGACGCTTTGACATCGCCGAGATGGCATTGACCTGCTTGGTCGTGGCGAGCCGGGGATTAGAATGCTGCCGGGGTGGTTGCGCAGGTGGCGGGTGTGATTCAGCTTCACAGACAGGATAGAGTCGTTCCAGTTGCCTTCGGCAGCGACGGATCGCGTTGAGAACTTGAGTTTCGTCGGCGAGCGAAGCGATCGGAACACAAACCCGGACAACTTATTCGGATTGCCCGACATCGTTTTCGGTTGCGATACCGATGGTCAGTAGGTTACGCAAGGTTCATCTCCTTGGTTGGGGGTAGTAAAGTCGCCAGCGAGGATCATTTCGCTGGCAAGTAAATTGAGAGTCAGATCCCGGTCGAGCGGCATGTCGCGTACCTTCGTCGGAATGGAAAGACCTGGCTCGCCATCGACGACATTAGAAACTGTTATCCGATCCGGATGACGAGCAGCTTCGTCGCTTCGACAAGGGACGCAAGCCGAAAAAGAAGGTCAGCAACGAGGATTGGGAAAGCGAAACGGATCCTGATTCGCGGATCGGCAAGATGAAAGACAGTCGTTTTCACTTGAAGTACAAAGCGGAAAACGCCGTCGACATGGGAACGGAAATCATCGTGGCAGCCGAGGTTTATCATGGTGATGTCGGCGACACCAAGACGATCCAGGATACCGTCAACACGGCGAAGACGAATATCCGTGAAGCGAAGACTGGCTGCGAAGTGAAAGAGGTTGTCGCGGACAAGGGATACCATGGCGAGCAGACACTGGATGCACTTCAAAACGACTCGGATGTCGCGTCAGTCCCGCAAACGCTGCGAGCGTCGACCGTGGTAGTCCGTTTTCGCTCTGCGTCGCCTTCCGTTTCTGCATGAACGGGTTGAAACCATGGATATCGGGCACGGCCTGACGCTGATCCGATGCGGCGGGCACTTTGACGGCGGAACCGTGATGCACTGGCCTGATGGCGCAGACGTCAAAGGCGTCATCCTAAGCGGCGATATCTTGCAAGTCGTTCAGGACCGTCGCTGGGTGAGCTTCCTGTACAGCTATCCGAACCTAATTCCGCTTCCGGCCTCGACGGTGCGACGGATTGTCGATTCCGTCGAGCCGTTTGAATTCGACCGAATCTACGGAGCTTGGTGGGGTAAGGTGGTCGGTATCGATGCGAAGTCGGCGGTGAAACGGTCGGCTGAGCGGTACATTCGTGCGATTCACAAGGATTGAAGAGAAACAATGTCTGATCAGTCTGTCCGAGAACATGTCCATTATCTTCTGAAGGGCGGTGGTAGGCATGTGAGCCAATGCCTTCGTCGTTGATGGGTGACAAGTGAATGTCGACCAAGCCCCCGAAATGAACGACGGCGTAGACTCCTTCGTGGTCGGATGCGGTTTCATAGGCGATCCATGCATTGTCGCAATCGGAAACGAAAGCAGGATTGTTCGGTATTGCCAATTCCGGCGGGTCACCCCAGATTTTCGATTTTTGCTTCATCTAATTTGACTCAGGGAACCGTTGCCGTTAACGACTTACATGGAAAAACTGAGCAGTGCCAAAACGCGTGACACACGACTCCGGTTCGATAAAGTGTCATTCTCCGTCGTGCCGACGAT
The window above is part of the Allorhodopirellula heiligendammensis genome. Proteins encoded here:
- a CDS encoding transposase codes for the protein MKDSRFHLKYKAENAVDMGTEIIVAAEVYHGDVGDTKTIQDTVNTAKTNIREAKTGCEVKEVVADKGYHGEQTLDALQNDSDVASVPQTLRASTVVVRFRSASPSVSA